The DNA region TGACTGATTTTCGCTTTAAGAATATCGATAGCAATGCGATTTTTCCCACCGCGCGGCACGATAATATCAGCGTACTGTTTAGACGGTTCAATAAATTGCAGGAACATCGGACGCACGGTCTTCTGATACTGCGCCATCACGGAATCCATCGAACGGCCGCGTTCATTCACATCACGCTTGATACGGCGCATCAGACAGATATCGAGCGGGGTATCGACAAAAATGGAGAAGTTCATCTCTTCACGCAACCGTGCGTCGGTCAGTAGCAAAATCCCTTCAAGAATGATGACTTTCTTGGGTTCAACGCGAACCGTCTCTTTCATGCGGGTGTGTTCGACATAACTGTAAACCGGCAACTCGATCGCCGAACCCCGTTTAAGAGCCTGCAGGTGCTGAAACAGCAGACTATGATCCATCGCGTTCGGATGGTCGTAGTTGGTTTTAACGCGCTCTTCCATCGACAGATGGCTTTGATCTTTGTAATAGCTGTCTTCGGGAATAACGCCGATATGTTCGTCACCGACTTGTTCACGCAACTCACGATAAAGGGTACTGGCAATAAGACTCTTGCCGGAAGCCGATGCGCCAGCAATACCGATAATGACGCACTGATGAGACTGATCAGTCATAAATTTTGCGACCTGAATAACCTGGTTAGGAAGGACGACGCCGCACGGGCGTCAAACGCGGCAATTATAGGGATTTCAGACGTGCGATACCAGTCGAGATAGCAGGGAGTGTATTTGGCGCCCAATGATTCCCTGTCGCAAATTTATTTGTTCAGATTTAGAGCAACCCGCGGAATTAAGCCAGTTTCGCAGTAATTAATCGCCTTATAATGTCAAATTATGCGCAACCGGGATATAAATTGTAAATTGTTTGTACTAGCATAAACAGAGATTACTACGATGCGTCCGGGCGTTCCGCGACGTTCCGGCCACTCGGATACAAGGTAATGAGTAAACCATCCCAACATGTTTTAGTTACCTTGCCGCATCCTCTGCTGCGCTTCGTCAGTTTAGGGCTGACGGCTTTTATTTTTACCCTTTTCTCGCTGGAATTATCACAGTTTGGAACCCAACTTGCCCCGCTCTGGTTCCCAACGTCGATCATGATGGTGGCCTTTTACCGTCACGCCGGGCGCATGTGGCCGGGGATTGCGCTTGTCTGCTCGCTGGGGAGCATTGGTGCATCGCTAATCCTGTTTCCGTCAGGCGAACTGAATTTTACCTACACCGCGATCAACATCATTGAAGCCGCCGTCGGCGCAATGTTATTGCGTAAGCTGTTACCCTGGTACAACCCGCTACAGAATCTCAATGACTGGATACGTCTCGCCTTCGGCAGTGCGGTGATCCCGCCGCTGTTGGGCGGGATTCTGGTCTGGATGTTGTCGCCACAGGAAACGCCGCTGAAAGCGTTTCTGATTTGGGTACTGTCGGAATCCATTGGCGCCCTGGCGCTGGTGCCGTTGGGCTTATTGTTCAAACCGCACTACCTGCTGCGCCACCGCGATCCGCGCCTGCTCCTTGAGACGCTACTGACGCTGACGGTGACCTTAGTTCTGAGCTGGTTCGCCATGAAGTATGTTCCGTGGCCTTTCACCTTAGTGATCGTGTTACTGATGTGGAGCGCCGTGCGCTTACCGCGGATGGAAGCCTTTCTCATCTTCCTCGCCACCATCATGATGGTGTCACTGATGATGGCATCTGATCCATCGCTGCTGACCACGCCCAAAGTGCATGTGATGAACAACCTGCCGTGGCTGCCGTTCTTAATGATTCTCTTACCGGCGAATATCATGACCATGGTGATGTATGCGTTTCGCGCCGAGCGTAAGCACATTACGGAAAGCGAAGAACGTTTTCGCAATGCGATGGAGTATTCGGCGATCGGCATGGCGCTGGTCGGTACGGAAGGGCAATGGCTACAGGCCAACAAAGCGTTATGCCAGTTTCTTGGCTATAACCAGGATGAGTTACGCGCGCTGACCTTTCAGCAACTCACCTGGCCGGAAGATCTGAATAAAGATCTGGAACAACTCACGATGCTGGTGTGCGGCGATATTAATAGCTATTCAATGGAGAAACGCTATTACACCCGCGCGGGCGAGGTCGTCTGGGCGCTGCTGGCCGTCTCGCTGGTCCGCCATCCTGATGGCACGCCGCTTTACTTTATTGCGCAAATTGAAGACATCAACGATCTCAAACATACCGAATGGGTCAACAAACGGCTGATGGAACGCATCACGCTGGCAAATGAAGCCGGCGGCATCGGGATCTGGGAGTGGGAACTGCAACCCGACGTCATCAGTTGGGATAAGCGTATGTTCGAACTGTATGAAGTCCCTGCCCATGTTAAGCCCACCTGGTCGGTCTGGTACAACTGCGTGATCCCGGAAGATCGCGAGTATGCGGAAAAAGTGATTCGCGACTCCTTAGCCGCGCGCCTTCCCTTTAAGCTGGAATTTCGGATTGCGGCGAAAGGTGGCATCCGTCATATCCGCTCGCTGGCGAATCGGGTGTTAAATAAAGACGGCGAAGTCGAACGACTGCTCGGCATCAATATGGACATGACGGAAGTGAAGCAGCTGAATGAAGCGCTGTTTCAGGAAAAAGAACGTCTGCACATTACGCTGGACTCCATCGGGGAAGCGGTGGTGTGTATTGATGTCGACATGAAGGTTACCTTTATGAACCCGGTCGCTGAGAAGATGAGCGGCTGGCAGCAAGAGAGTGCCATTGGCGTACCGCTGTTGACCGTGTTGCGAATCACCTTTGGCGATAACGGCCCGTTGATGGAGAATATCTACAGCGCCGATATGTCCCGTTCCGCCATTGAACAGGATGTGGTTCTCCATTGCCGCAACGGCGGCAGTTACGATATTCACTACAGCATTACCCCTCTCAGCACTCTGGATGGCGGCAATATCGGTTCGGTACTGGTGATTCAGGATGTCACCGAGTCGCGCAAGATGCTGCGTCAACTGAGCTACAGCGCGACCCATGACGCCCTCACCCATCTCACCAACCGGGCAAGTTTTGAAAACAAACTGAAGCAGTTACTGCAAACCGAGCGCCATTCGCATCAGCGTCACGCGCTGGTCTTTATCGATCTTGATCGCTTTAAAGCGGTGAACGACAGCGCGGGTCACGCGGCGGGCGATGCGCTGCTGCGCGAACTGGCGCAACTGATGCTCAGCATGTTGCGCGCAAGCGACGTGCTGGCGCGACTGGGCGGCGATGAGTTCGGTCTGCTGCTGCCGGAATGTAATATTGAAAGCGCGCGCTTTATCGCCACGCGGATCATTAACGCCATCAACGATTACCACTTTATGTGGGAGGGCCGCCTGCACCGCATTGGCGCCAGCGCCGGAATTACGCTTATCGACGAGCACAACTGTCAGGCGGTTGAGGTGATGTCACAGGCGGATATCGCCTGCTATGCCTCAAAAAATGGCGGGCGCGGTCAGGTGACCGTGTATGAACCACAGCAGGAACTGGCGCATCACGAGCGCGCGATGATGTCGCTGGATGAACAGTGGCGGATGATTAAAGATAACCATTTGCTGATGGTCGCCCGCGGCGTGGCGTCCCCGCGCATTCCCGAAGCGCGTAATTTCTGGCTGATCTCGCTGCGCCTGTGGACCAGCGAAGGGGAAGTCATGGAAGAGCAAGCTTTCCGGGCAAGCTTAGCCGATCCGGCGCTCAACCATGCGTTGGATCGCCGTGTACTCCATGAGTTTTTCCATCATGCGGCGCCGGCGGTTGCCAGTAAAGGGCTCAGCGTCGCCCTGCCCCTTTCCGTTGCCGGGTTGACCAGCGCCACGCTCATCGATGAACTCCTGAATCAACTGGAGCAGAGCACCCTGCCGGGACGCCTGCTGCACCTGATTGTGCCCGCAGAAGCGCTGTTACTGCATCCGCAAGAGAGCACCGCGGCACTCCAGAAATTACGTCAGGCAGGTTGTCACATCATTGTGAGCCAGATTGGCCGCGATCTGCAGATCTTCAATCTGATGACCAAAAGCATGGCGGATTACCTGCTGCTCGACAGTGAGCTGAGCACCAGCATTCACGGCAACATGATGGATGAAATGCTGGTGTCGATTATTCAGGGTCACGCCCAGCGTCTGGGGATTAAAACCCTCGCCGGGCCGGTGCAAACGCCGATCGTCATGGATACGCTATCGGGTATTGGTGTTGACCAGATTTATGGCGACATCATTGCCGAAGCACAGCCGCTGGATCTGCTACTCAATACCAGTTATTTCGCGATCAACTGACGGCTGCCACCCCTCGGTATACCAGATGTGTAATAACGCATAGGAACGCCAGGGTTTCCAGCGCTCCGCATAGCGACGGATCTGCGCAGGGGTCATCCCTGGAAAACGCTGCTTGATCAGGTAGTCGTCAGGCAAGAACACATCCTTGGCCTGCCAGCCGCGCAGGGCAAAATAGTTTGCCGTCCAGCGACCGATTCCCGGAAATCCTTGTAACGTTTTAATCCCTTGTTCAATATCTTCCGGCGGCTGGGTCATCAGTGTCCCATCCCGCGCGGCCTGCGCCAGATGGATGAGCGCGTTGGCGCGCATCATCGGCATGCCCAACGTTTTCAGCTCCAGCGGATCGGCGGCGGCTAACTGTTCAGGGGTCGGGAAACAGACGTATTCCGGTGCGTCCTCCAACACGTCGCCATACAAACGTGCGACTTTTGACGTCAGTTTTGCCGCCATCGCCACACTCACCAGTTGGCCCAGAATCGCCCGAACACCCTGCTCAAAAGCGTCCACCGAACCTGGCAGGCGCAGCCCCGGACGCGCCGCACCCAGTTCACCTAAAACATGGCTAATCTGCTGCGGTTTACACCGCAGGTCGAACAATCGTTCCATTTTTTCAAGACAGATATCCGCAACCGACAGCAGCCCTTCACTCAGTGTCACCTGAAGCGTGTAAGTCTCCGTATCGGGGACGACGGTGATGATACCCGTGTGTTGACCTATTGCCAGACTCCGCGTGTAGCGTAACGCCTCTACCGTTTCCACGCCGCTGACCGCACGAGCGGCAAGAAAACCTAAAATCCATGACCAGTCATACGGCGGTTGCCAGCTCAGGGTAAACATCCTCTTCTCCTTTTTCTGCAAACCTTCAGCATAAACGCTATTCAGGCGTTGCGCTTTGCTTTCATATTCCAGTTGTCGCGACGACAACATTTCGCTAAAGTCACGCCCCTTCTTCACTGGCATGGGGATTTTTAAGGTGTTTATTGGATTTGATTACGGTACCGCTAACTGCTCTGTCGCCGTCATGCGCGACGGCAAGCCGCAACTGCTGAAAATGGAAAACGGCAGCACGCTGCTGCCTTCCATGCTTTGCGCGCCGACACGTGAATCGGTGAGCGAATGGCTCTACCGCCATCATGATGTTCCGACACCGGACGATGAAACGCAGGCGCTGCTGCGCCGGGCCATTCGCTTTAATCGCGACGAGGACATCGACGTTCACGCCGGCAGCGTACAGTTTGGCCTGTCATCGCTTGGACACTATATTGACGACCCGGAAGAGGTGTACTTCGTTAAATCACCGAAATCCTTCCTCGGCGCCAGCGGGCTAAAGCCGCAACAGGTCGCGCTGTTTGAAGATTTAGTCTGCGCAATGATGCTGCACATCCGCCAGCAGGCACAAAACCAGCTCCCTGAAACCATCACCCAGGCGGTCATTGGGCGTCCCATTAACTTCCAGGGATTAGGCGGTGATGAAGCGAACCGCCAGGCGCAGGGCATTCTGGAGCGGGCGGCAAAACGGGCGGGATTTCAGGATGTCGTTTTCCAGTATGAGCCCGTCGCGGCGGGGCTGGACTACGAAGCGACATTGCAGGAGGAGAAACGCGTCCTGGTGGTGGACATCGGCGGTGGTACCACCGACTGTTCATTACTGCTGATGGGGCCGCAGTGGCATCACCGCGCCGACCGTGAGTCCAGTCTGCTCGGGCACAGCGGCTGTCGCGTAGGCGGGAACGATCTGGATATCGCGCTGGCATTTAAACACCTGATGCCGCTGCTCGGTATGGGGGGCGAAACAGAGAAAGGGATCGCCCTGCCAGTGCTGCCATGGTGGAATGCGGTGGCTATCAACGATGTCCCGGCGCAAAGTGATTTCTACAGCAGCGCCACGGGCCGCCTGCTGAACGACCTGGTGCGCGATGCCCGCGAACCGGAGCAGGTCGCACTGCTGCGGAAAGTCTGGCGTCAACGCCTCGGCTATCGCCTGGTCCGCAGCGCTGAAGAGGGCAAAATTGCACTGTCAGCACAGCCCGAGATTAACGCGACACTCCCGTTTATCCGTGACGATCTGGCGACCGTGATTAGCCAACAAGGGCTGGAAAGTGCGCTGGATCAGCCGCTCACCCGAATTCTGGAACAGGTGCAACTGGCGCTGGATAACGCCCAGGAAAAACCGGAGGTCATCTATCTGACCGGTGGCAGCGCCCGCTCGCCGCTAATCAAAAAAGCGCTGACCGCCAAACTGCCGGGTATTCCTGTTGCCGGGGGCGATGACTTCGGTTCTGTTACCGCCGGTCTGGCCCGCTGGGCTGAGGTGGTATTCCGCTAAACGCCTCGCAAGCTGAAAGCGGATGGATTGACATTAAGGTTCATGTGGCTTAGTTTCAGGAGTGAGGGTTAGGGAGAGTTTCCCCTCCCCCTGGTGTCTTAGTAAGCCGGTAAGCTAATGACTAAGAGTATCACCAGTATGATGACTAGCCTCATCATAACCCTTTCCTTATTTTGGCCCCTTCCTCGGGAGGGGCTTTCCCGTTCCAGCATCCCGCTGAAATCCGTGGCTTACCTCCTTTTTGCCGTGCCGCCACTGTAGCGCACAATTCCTTATGAGCCTTATTCGACGATGATTGTTGCGTAACGCCTCGCAAAGCGCGCCGCCATTCGGATGAATCCGTACAGGGTTTCATAATTCCTCCATTTTTCTCCCTTGATGGCTGGCTAAACTAGTATCATTCCGTGAAACGTTTCAGGATGAGAAACTCATAACGATGAAAGGCAGCAACAAATCCCGTTGGACGATCGCCATTGTGGTGGTGATCGCCGCCATCGCCGCATTCTGGTTCTGGCAGAGCCGTAATGAACCGCAGGGCACAGCGCCCGGCGCAACCGGGCAAGCAAAGCCAACGGCTGGCACAGGTCGTCGCGGTATGCGTTCAGGCCCACTCGCGCCGGTTCAGGCCGCGACCGCCACGGAGCAGGCTGTTCCACGCTATCTCACCGGACTGGGCACGATGACTGCCGCCAACACCGTTATCGTGCGTAGCCGCGTGGATGGACAACTGCTGGCGCTGCATTTTCAGGAAGGACAACAGGTTAAAGCCGGCGACCTGCTGGCGGAGATCGATCCCAGCCAGTTTAAAGTAGCGCTGGCACAGGCGCAGGGAGTCCTGGCGAAAGACAAAGCCACCCTCGCCAACGCGCGGCGCGATCTGGCCCGTTACCAGCAACTGGTCAAAAGCAATTTAGTCTCCCGCCAGGAGCTCGATGCCCAGCAGGCGCTGGTGAGCGAATCCGAAGGCACGATTAAGGCCGATGAGGCCAGTGTCGCCAGCGCGCAACTGCAACTCGACTGGAGCCGCATCACCGCGCCGGTCGACGGGCGCGTCGGTCTGAAACAGGTCGATGTCGGCAATCAGATTTCCAGTGGCGATACCACCGGCATTGTGGTGATTACTCAGACACATCCCATCGACCTGGTGTTCACCCTGCCGGAAAGCGATATCGCTACCGTGGTGCAGGCACAAAAAAGCGGACAGCCGCTGGTCGTTGAAGCCTGGGATCGGACCAATTCGAAAAAGCTCAGTTCAGGTGTGCTGCTGAGTCTGGACAACCAGATCGATGCCACCACCGGAACGATTAAAGTGAAGGCTCGCTTTGATAATCAGGATGACGCGCTGTTCCCGAACCAGTTTGTCAATGCCCGGATGCTGGTCGACACCGAACAAAACGCCGTGGTGATCCCAACTGCCGCCCTGCAAATGGGCAACGAAGGTCACTTCGTCTGGGTACTGAACGATGAAAACAAGGTCAGTAAGCATCTGGTTAAAACAGGCATTCAGGACAGCCAGAGAGTGGTGATCAGCGCCGGGATTTCGGCAGGTGACCGCGTCGTCACCGATGGGATTGACCGCCTGACGGAAGGGGCGAAAGTGGAAGTGGTGGAAGCGCAAGCCGCCACCACAACCGATACGAAAGCCACCAACCGCGAATACGGCACGAAAGGAGCGCGCTCCTGATGCAGGTGTTACCTCCGAGCAGCACAGGCGGCCCGTCGCGCCTGTTTATTATGCGTCCTGTCGCCACCACGCTGCTGATGGTGGCGATTCTTCTCGCCGGGATCATTGGCTATCGTTTCCTGCCCGTCTCTGCACTGCCAGAGGTGGACTATCCCACCATTCAGGTCGTCACCCTGTATCCTGGCGCCAGTCCGGATGTGATGACCTCTGCGGTCACCGCGCCGCTGGAGCGACAGTTTGGTCAGATGTCTGGTCTGAAACAGATGTCGTCACAAAGTTCCGGCGGCGCATCGGTAGTGACCCTCCAGTTCCAGTTGACTCTGCCGCTGGATGTGGCCGAACAGGAAGTTCAGGCGGCCATTAACGCCGCCACCAACCTGCTGCCGAGCGACCTGCCGAACCCACCGGTCTACAGTAAGGTCAACCCTGCCGATCCGCCGATCATGACGCTGGCGGTAACGTCCACCGCCATGCCAATGACGCAGGTGGAAGACATGGTAGAAACCCGTGTAGCGCAGAAGATCTCTCAGGTCTCCGGCGTCGGGTTAGTGACACTATCCGGCGGTCAACGCCCGGCGGTCCGCGTGAAGCTCAATGCGCAGGCCATTGCCGCGCTGGGCCTGACCAGTGAAACCGTCCGCACGGCGATTACCGGGGCGAACGTCAACTCCGCCAAAGGTAGCCTTGATGGTCCCACCCGTGCGGTGACGCTCTCGGCAAACGATCAGATGCAGTCTGCCGACGAATACCGCCAGCTTATTATTGCTTATCAGAACGGTGCGCCGGTTCGTCTGGGCGATGTCGCCACCGTTGAACAAGGGGCGGAAAACAGCTGGCTTGGCGCATGGGCAAATAAAGAACAGGCCATTGTGATGAACGTCCAGCGTCAGCCTGGCGCTAACATCATCTCAACGGCAGACAGCATTCATCAGATGCTGCCACAGCTCAAAGAGAGCCTGCCGAAGTCGGTGAACGTGACGGTATTGTCCGATCGCACCACCAATATCCGCGCCTCGGTGAGCGACACCCAGTTCGAGTTAATGCTGGCCATCGCGCTGGTCGTGATGATCATTTATCTGTTCCTGCGCAATATTCCCGCCACTATTATTCCTGGCGTCGCCGTCCCACTGTCGCTGATTGGGACCTTTGCGGTGATGGTGTTCCTCGATTTCTCCATCAACAATCTGACGCTAATGGCGCTGACCATTGCCACCGGCTTTGTG from Citrobacter amalonaticus Y19 includes:
- a CDS encoding MdtA/MuxA family multidrug efflux RND transporter periplasmic adaptor subunit; the protein is MKGSNKSRWTIAIVVVIAAIAAFWFWQSRNEPQGTAPGATGQAKPTAGTGRRGMRSGPLAPVQAATATEQAVPRYLTGLGTMTAANTVIVRSRVDGQLLALHFQEGQQVKAGDLLAEIDPSQFKVALAQAQGVLAKDKATLANARRDLARYQQLVKSNLVSRQELDAQQALVSESEGTIKADEASVASAQLQLDWSRITAPVDGRVGLKQVDVGNQISSGDTTGIVVITQTHPIDLVFTLPESDIATVVQAQKSGQPLVVEAWDRTNSKKLSSGVLLSLDNQIDATTGTIKVKARFDNQDDALFPNQFVNARMLVDTEQNAVVIPTAALQMGNEGHFVWVLNDENKVSKHLVKTGIQDSQRVVISAGISAGDRVVTDGIDRLTEGAKVEVVEAQAATTTDTKATNREYGTKGARS
- a CDS encoding diguanylate cyclase gives rise to the protein MSKPSQHVLVTLPHPLLRFVSLGLTAFIFTLFSLELSQFGTQLAPLWFPTSIMMVAFYRHAGRMWPGIALVCSLGSIGASLILFPSGELNFTYTAINIIEAAVGAMLLRKLLPWYNPLQNLNDWIRLAFGSAVIPPLLGGILVWMLSPQETPLKAFLIWVLSESIGALALVPLGLLFKPHYLLRHRDPRLLLETLLTLTVTLVLSWFAMKYVPWPFTLVIVLLMWSAVRLPRMEAFLIFLATIMMVSLMMASDPSLLTTPKVHVMNNLPWLPFLMILLPANIMTMVMYAFRAERKHITESEERFRNAMEYSAIGMALVGTEGQWLQANKALCQFLGYNQDELRALTFQQLTWPEDLNKDLEQLTMLVCGDINSYSMEKRYYTRAGEVVWALLAVSLVRHPDGTPLYFIAQIEDINDLKHTEWVNKRLMERITLANEAGGIGIWEWELQPDVISWDKRMFELYEVPAHVKPTWSVWYNCVIPEDREYAEKVIRDSLAARLPFKLEFRIAAKGGIRHIRSLANRVLNKDGEVERLLGINMDMTEVKQLNEALFQEKERLHITLDSIGEAVVCIDVDMKVTFMNPVAEKMSGWQQESAIGVPLLTVLRITFGDNGPLMENIYSADMSRSAIEQDVVLHCRNGGSYDIHYSITPLSTLDGGNIGSVLVIQDVTESRKMLRQLSYSATHDALTHLTNRASFENKLKQLLQTERHSHQRHALVFIDLDRFKAVNDSAGHAAGDALLRELAQLMLSMLRASDVLARLGGDEFGLLLPECNIESARFIATRIINAINDYHFMWEGRLHRIGASAGITLIDEHNCQAVEVMSQADIACYASKNGGRGQVTVYEPQQELAHHERAMMSLDEQWRMIKDNHLLMVARGVASPRIPEARNFWLISLRLWTSEGEVMEEQAFRASLADPALNHALDRRVLHEFFHHAAPAVASKGLSVALPLSVAGLTSATLIDELLNQLEQSTLPGRLLHLIVPAEALLLHPQESTAALQKLRQAGCHIIVSQIGRDLQIFNLMTKSMADYLLLDSELSTSIHGNMMDEMLVSIIQGHAQRLGIKTLAGPVQTPIVMDTLSGIGVDQIYGDIIAEAQPLDLLLNTSYFAIN
- the udk gene encoding uridine kinase yields the protein MTDQSHQCVIIGIAGASASGKSLIASTLYRELREQVGDEHIGVIPEDSYYKDQSHLSMEERVKTNYDHPNAMDHSLLFQHLQALKRGSAIELPVYSYVEHTRMKETVRVEPKKVIILEGILLLTDARLREEMNFSIFVDTPLDICLMRRIKRDVNERGRSMDSVMAQYQKTVRPMFLQFIEPSKQYADIIVPRGGKNRIAIDILKAKISQFFE
- the yegD gene encoding molecular chaperone, coding for MFIGFDYGTANCSVAVMRDGKPQLLKMENGSTLLPSMLCAPTRESVSEWLYRHHDVPTPDDETQALLRRAIRFNRDEDIDVHAGSVQFGLSSLGHYIDDPEEVYFVKSPKSFLGASGLKPQQVALFEDLVCAMMLHIRQQAQNQLPETITQAVIGRPINFQGLGGDEANRQAQGILERAAKRAGFQDVVFQYEPVAAGLDYEATLQEEKRVLVVDIGGGTTDCSLLLMGPQWHHRADRESSLLGHSGCRVGGNDLDIALAFKHLMPLLGMGGETEKGIALPVLPWWNAVAINDVPAQSDFYSSATGRLLNDLVRDAREPEQVALLRKVWRQRLGYRLVRSAEEGKIALSAQPEINATLPFIRDDLATVISQQGLESALDQPLTRILEQVQLALDNAQEKPEVIYLTGGSARSPLIKKALTAKLPGIPVAGGDDFGSVTAGLARWAEVVFR
- a CDS encoding type I toxin-antitoxin system Ibs family toxin translates to MLERESPSRGRGQNKERVMMRLVIILVILLVISLPAY
- the alkA gene encoding DNA-3-methyladenine glycosylase 2, with amino-acid sequence MFTLSWQPPYDWSWILGFLAARAVSGVETVEALRYTRSLAIGQHTGIITVVPDTETYTLQVTLSEGLLSVADICLEKMERLFDLRCKPQQISHVLGELGAARPGLRLPGSVDAFEQGVRAILGQLVSVAMAAKLTSKVARLYGDVLEDAPEYVCFPTPEQLAAADPLELKTLGMPMMRANALIHLAQAARDGTLMTQPPEDIEQGIKTLQGFPGIGRWTANYFALRGWQAKDVFLPDDYLIKQRFPGMTPAQIRRYAERWKPWRSYALLHIWYTEGWQPSVDREITGIE